One region of Zingiber officinale cultivar Zhangliang chromosome 7B, Zo_v1.1, whole genome shotgun sequence genomic DNA includes:
- the LOC122004408 gene encoding glycosyl hydrolase 5 family protein-like: MIRSMGFNCVRLTWPLLLATDKSVSSRTVRESFDGLGLGNAIAGIQANNPKLLDLPLIQAFVAVVENLAANDVMVILDNHITTPGWCCDRNDGNGFFGDEHFDPDLWIQGLTNMAALFKGHTNVVGMSLRNELRGKRENVDDWYKYMQLGAEAVHAANGDVLVILSGLNFDTDLSFLVDREVNISFSFANKLVFEVHWYGFTDDSEWADGNANDVCGRIVGRVIKQAGFLLERNFPLILSEFGLDLRGTNTNDNRYFSCALAYAAAHDIDWAFWALQGSYYLRSGIVDHDEMYGLMSFDWSGIKSQPHLTRLQSIQKPFRGPGPMLPGHITILHPLSGLCVSVDDSSQRLVLSDSGRCVDRWSYTGNQTLSLSNGSSSSCMTAGGEGKEVRLAECQTRWTPLSDSQLHVSTKMEDGTSLCLEVGGDGRTVVTNPCRCLTSDSSCDPQGQWFVLANAGDWA; encoded by the exons ATGATCAGGAGCATGGGCTTCAACTGCGTCCGCTTGACGTGGCCGTTGCTCCTCGCCACCGACAAATCCGTCTCTAGCCGCACTGTCCGGGAGTCCTTCGACGGCCTCGGCCTCGGCAACGCCATCGCCGGAATCCAAGCCAACAACCCAAAACTGCTAGATCTTCCTCTCATCCAAGCATTCGTG GCGGTGGTGGAAAACTTAGCGGCCAACGACGTGATGGTGATCTTGGACAATCATATCACCACGCCGGGGTGGTGCTGCGACCGAAACGACGGCAATGGCTTCTTCGGGGACGAGCACTTCGATCCGGATTTGTGGATTCAAGGCCTGACAAACATGGCGGCTCTGTTCAAAGGGCACACGAATGTCGTCGGCATGAGCCTGAGGAACGAGCTCAGAGGAAAGAGAGAGAACGTCGACGACTGGTACAA GTACATGCAATTGGGGGCAGAGGCGGTGCACGCCGCCAACGGCGACGTGCTCGTCATCCTCTCAGGGCTCAACTTCGACACCGACCTCAGCTTCCTGGTGGACCGGGAGGTTAACATCAGCTTCTCCTTCGCCAACAAGCTCGTCTTCGAGGTTCACTGGTACGGTTTCACCGACGACTCGGAATGGGCCGACGGAAACGCCAACGACGTCTGTGGCCGCATCGTCGGCAGAGTCATCAAGCAGGCGGGGTTCCTGCTCGAACGGAACTTCCCCTTGATCCTGAGCGAGTTCGGGCTCGACCTGCGCGGCACGAACACCAACGACAACCGCTACTTCAGCTGCGCTCTGGCGTACGCCGCCGCCCACGACATAGATTGGGCGTTCTGGGCACTGCAGGGGAGCTACTATCTCCGATCAGGTATCGTTGACCACGACGAGATGTACGGCCTGATGTCGTTCGACTGGAGCGGCATCAAAAGCCAACCTCATCTGACGAGGCTTCAGTCGATTCAGAAGCCTTTCCGAGGCCCCGGCCCGATGCTTCCCGGCCACATTACGATCCTGCACCCCCTGTCTGGTCTCTGCGTCTCGGTCGACGATTCCTCCCAGCGCCTGGTGCTCTCCGACAGCGGCCGGTGCGTGGACCGGTGGAGCTACACTGGTAACCAGACACTGTCGCTGAGCAACGGCTCGAGCTCCTCCTGCATGACCGCCGGCGGCGAGGGGAAGGAGGTGCGGCTGGCCGAATGCCAGACGAGGTGGACGCCGCTGTCTGACTCGCAGCTGCACGTGTCGACGAAGATGGAGGACGGGACTTCTCTGTGCCTGGAAGTCGGCGGCGACGGGAGAACGGTGGTGACGAACCCTTGCCGGTGCTTGACCTCCGACTCGAGCTGCGACCCTCAAGGCCAATGGTTTGTGCTGGCCAACGCCGGTGATTGGGCGTAG